In one Bactrocera tryoni isolate S06 chromosome 5, CSIRO_BtryS06_freeze2, whole genome shotgun sequence genomic region, the following are encoded:
- the LOC120778361 gene encoding uncharacterized protein LOC120778361 — protein sequence MTELMDFDSGLAFHLNMDLDTDLNFDVDMEFYDDGTERERKETMKRDIQHSSSKPLLQYHIFLYRKELRRRRMNRLHLTKTKIDLTGCLLINCEGKICDFSSQDIDAFTRQVDFKDRLVRQHASLYADMDEEVERDVEGKLILKCNVM from the coding sequence atgacCGAATTAATGGATTTTGATAGTGGCTTGGCGTTCCACTTGAACATGGATCTGGACACAGATCTAAATTTTGATGTGGATATGGAGTTCTACGACGACGGAACGGAAAGAGAACGTAAAGAAACAATGAAACGTGACATACAGCACAGCTCTTCGAAACCTCTCCTTCAATATCACATTTTCCTTTATCGAAAGGAACTAAGACGGCGTAGAATGAATCGCTTACATCTAACGAAGACGAAAATTGATCTCACCGGATGCCTGTTGATAAATTGTGAAGgtaaaatatgtgatttttcgtCCCAAGATATCGATGCCTTCACACGACAGGTGGATTTCAAAGATCGCTTGGTGCGGCAACATGCATCATTATACGCCGACATGGACGAAGAAGTTGAAAGAGACGTGGAGGGAAAACTCATTTTAAAGTGTAACGTAATGTGA